In a single window of the Mesoplodon densirostris isolate mMesDen1 chromosome 18, mMesDen1 primary haplotype, whole genome shotgun sequence genome:
- the CBX4 gene encoding E3 SUMO-protein ligase CBX4, translated as MELPAVGEHVFAVESIEKKRIRKGRVEYLVKWRGWSPKYNTWEPEENILDPRLLIAFQNRERQEQLMGYRKRGPKPKPLVVQVPTFARRSNVLTGLQDSSADNRAKLELGGQGKGQGHQYELNSKKHHQYQPHSKERAGKPPPPGKSGKYYYQLNSKKHHPYQPDPKMYDLQYQGSHKEATSPTCPDLGAKSHPPDKWAHGGGAKGYLGAVKPLAGAVGAPGKGSEKGPPNGMTPAPKEAVTGNGIGGKMKIVKNKNKNGRIVIVMSKYMENGMQAVKIKSGEAAEGEARSPSHKKRAAEERHPPADRTFKKAAGAEEKKVETPSKRREEEGPGAGDPQPQEAGSRKLSPTKEAFGGEQPLQLTTKPDLLAWDPPRGTQPPSHHHHHHHHHHHHAVDLNLSHARKRCLSETHGEREPCKKRLTARSISTPTCLGGSPTAERPADLPPAASLPQPEVILLDSDLDEPIDLRCVKTRGEAGEPPSALQVKPEAPATAAVAAAPATAAEKPPTEAQDEPEEPLSEFKPFFGNIIITDVTANCLTVTFKEYVTV; from the exons ATGGAGCTGCCAGCTGTTGGCGAGCACGTCTTCGCGGTGGAGAGCATCGAGAAGAAGCGGATCCGCAAG GGCAGAGTGGAGTATTTGGTGAAATGGAGAGGCTGGTCCCCCAA ATATAACACGTGGGAACCCGAGGAGAACATCCTGGATCCCCGGCTGCTGATCGCCTTCCAGAACAG GGAACGGCAGGAGCAGCTGATGGGATATCGGAAGAGAGGGCCGAAGCCCAAACCACTGGTGGTGCAG GTACCTACCTTTGCCCGTCGTTCCAACGTGCTGACCGGACTCCAGGACTCCTCGGCTGATAACCGTGCCAAGCTGGAGCTGGGTGGTCAGGGCAAGGGCCAGGGGCACCAGTACGAGCTCAACAGCAAGAAGCACCACCAGTACCAGCCGCACAGCAAGGAGCGGGCGGGCAAGCCCCCACCGCCAGGCAAGAGCGGCAAATACTACTACCAGCTCAACAGCAAGAAGCACCACCCCTACCAGCCGGACCCCAAAATGTATGACCTGCAGTACCAGGGCAGCCACAAGGAGGCGACCAGCCCCACCTGCCCGGACCTAGGCGCCAAGAGCCACCCGCCCGATAAGTGGGCCCACGGTGGGGGGGCCAAGGGCTACCTGGGAGCGGTGAAGCCCCTGGCCGGTGCGGTCGGGGCTCCAGGCAAGGGCTCCGAGAAGGGTCCCCCCAACGGGATGACGCCGGCCCCCAAGGAAGCGGTAACGGGCAACGGGATTGGGGGCAAGATGAAGATAgtcaaaaacaagaacaagaacggACGCATCGTGATCGTGATGAGCAAGTACATGGAGAACGGCATGCAGGCGGTGAAGATCAAGTCCGGGGAGGCAGCCGAGGGCGAGGCGCGCTCCCCCAGCCACAAGAAGCGGGCTGCCGAGGAGCGTCACCCCCCTGCAGACAGGACTTTCAAAAAGGCCGCGGGGGCGGAGGAGAAGAAGGTGGAAACGCCCTccaagaggagggaggaggaggggccgggggccggggACCCGCAGCCCCAGGAGGCCGGCTCCCGCAAGCTCTCCCCGACCAAGGAGGCCTTCGGCGGCGAGCAGCCGTTGCAGCTCACCACCAAGCCTGACCTGCTGGCCTGGGACCCGCCCCGCGGCACACAGCCGccctcccaccatcaccaccaccaccaccaccaccatcaccacgcCGTCGACCTAAATCTCTCCCATGCGCGCAAGCGCTGCCTCTCCGAGACCCACGGCGAGCGAGAGCCCTGCAAGAAGCGCCTGACAGCGCGCAGCATTAGCACCCCCACCTGCCTGGGAGGCAGCCCCACCGCCGAGCGCCCCGCGGACCTGCCCCCCGCCGCCTCCCTCCCGCAACCGGAGGTCATCCTGCTGGACTCGGACCTGGACGAGCCCATAGACTTGCGCTGCGTCAAGACGCGCGGCGAGGCCGGGGAGCCGCCCAGCGCCCTCCAGGTGAAGCCTGAGGCGCCCGCAACCGCGGCGGTGGCAGCTGCGCCGGCGACAGCGGCCGAAAAGCCTCCGACCGAGGCCCAGGACGAGCCCGAGGAGCCACTCAGCGAGTTCAAACCCTTCTTTGGGAATATAATTATCACCGACGTCACCGCAAACTGCCTCACCGTCACGTTCAAGGAGTACGTGACGGTGTAG